In the Gasterosteus aculeatus chromosome X, fGasAcu3.hap1.1, whole genome shotgun sequence genome, one interval contains:
- the irx5b gene encoding iroquois-class homeodomain protein IRX-5b codes for MSFRGFIFPPSVSLSLSPPFGTGVLLGPRPEELGRSSSGSAFAPYSGSGSSPGFSSHLPYGSSFVSPGYNPSSGVSGSLDYHPSTTLGALGPYAYGEPSYRKNATRDATATLKAWLNEHRKNPYPTKGEKIMLAIITKMTLTQVSTWFANARRRLKKENKVTWTPRNRSEDEEEEDHVELERNDEDKETVKVSEEPETGSQAASLGTPCVLLYREDSGSSSDTDRSFTDPDFKNSGNQRLALVPGPASTAHPPQTSPIGSFVGPQQEHKEPVDLIRGSNPKPKLWSLAEIATSSDKQKRPSDTSQTQFPHSPVLARNLYTTSSFLPRYPGFGSLGAPQGGSHLNGLHHTMLQRAEAAARASIVQNHNLLDLHELNRS; via the exons ATGTCTTTTCGGGGTTTCATTTTCCCGCCGTCCGTGTCTCTTTCTCTGAGCCCGCCCTTCGGTACCGGAGTTCTGTTGGGACCAAGGCCGGAAGAGCTGGGTCGGTCCTCTTCGGGATCAGCCTTCGCTCCGTACTCCGGATCCGGGTCCTCTCCCGGTTTCAGCTCGCACCTCCCGTACGGCAGCTCCTTTGTG AGTCCCGGTTACAATCCGTCCTCGGGGGTCTCGGGCTCTTTGGACTACCACCCGTCCACCACCCTTGGGGCCCTGGGGCCCTACGCCTACGGAGAACCCTCTTACCGGAAGAATGCCACGCGGGATGCCACAGCGACGCTGAAGGCCTGGCTCAATGAGCACCGGAAGAACCCCTACCCCACCAAGGGGGAGAAGATCATGCTGGCCATCATCACCAAGATGACGCTCACTCAGGTCTCCACCTGGTTCGCTAACGCACGCCGGAGGCTGAAGAAGGAGAACAAGGTGACCTGGACCCCCCGGAATAGgagcgaggacgaggaggaagaggaccacGTCGAGCTGGAGAGGAACGACGAAGACAAGGAGACCGTCAAGGTCAGCGAGGAGCCCGAGACTGGGAGCCAGGCCG CCTCTCTGGGGACCCCCTGCGTTTTGCTGTATCGTGAGGACAGCGGAAGCAGCAGTGACACGGACCGAAGCTTCACCGATCCAGACTTCAAGAACTCGGGGAACCAGAGGCTGGCCCTCGTCCCGGGCCCCGCTTCTACAGCTCACCCCCCCCAGACATCACCTATAGGGTCATTTGTAGGGCCACAGCAGGAGCATAAAGAACCCGTAGACTTGATTCGGGGATCAAACCCTAAACCCAAACTCTGGTCTCTGGCTGAGATCGCCACCTCTTCCGATAAGCAAAAAAGACCCAGTGACACATCTCAGACCCAGTTCCCACACAGCCCCGTCCTGGCCCGAAATCtctacaccacctcctccttcctccctagGTACCCCGGCTTTGGCTCCCTGGGGGCCCCCCAGGGCGGCTCACACCTGAATGGATTACACCACACGATGCTGCAGAGGGCCGAGGCCGCGGCCAGAGCCTCAATAGTCCAGAACCATAACCTGCTGGACCTGCATGAGCTGAACAGAAGCTGA
- the rbl2 gene encoding retinoblastoma-like protein 2 has protein sequence MGDEDESVRKARSGFEDLCRALNMDEEARDDAWRSYEIASRNFTLEGSDLHWLACSLYVACRSSVPTGGKGTSGGNYVSLTRILHCSEMSLIVFFNKMKKWQDMADLPQDFRQSTNKLERNFTVSAVIFKKYVPIFKTIFRAPSEDPPRVHRSRKQRRHPCSVTEVFNFCWVLFVHAKGNFPMISDDLVNSYHLLLCALDLVFTNALLCNARKDLLNPNFRGLPEDFSSKDFRPSSGPYCFMEQLCELHDGLVLEAKGVKEHFWKPFIKKLFHKRIVRGKEDALTGFLDPMNFGDSFLSLTRVYEEHVLATGGLDERIFTGEGASEDIGTPGPSVCGGLENQDKAAYRLHAASALKVSTPLTGRRYVQENIRSSPVSSAMRSVGRLHTLLSGTRQGPSAKLAKTLRSCARDPSDVISKRLKDMFELLCRHYEAGRAEGHSMERDMAVKYFHLAEALYYRMLESIIEREKMILGDADLSCILEQDVFHRSLLVCCLEIVIFSNRPPGDFPNLMTIFQLPAYHFYKVIEVLVRSEQGLYREVVKHLNQVEEQVLESLAWTSDSPLWEILHGAKDQVPACKQVMPPQYLEQSDESSGVPQTTVNLGPEPSAVSPSPPTLLDRYSSPPTGPFRRRLFIDSVDREPRTATATAPTAMTKAGLVAAIAAGQTVVSMATATVTANNGQTVTIPVQGIANETGGITFFPVHVSVTGGGGATLQPLSAQTLSGTRAVQSAANKLAKPAKPAAGGTLRKGSVSLFFRKVYHLASVRLRDLCSKLDISSGLRRKIWTCFEHSVVHCSNLMMDRHLDQLLMCAVYVMAKVTKEDKSFQTIMKCYRTQHQANSNVYRSVLISGRKRHNDANKLNSPEEIMQDPAGDISPLPFHSSSHLAPSQPSSAPSTPSTSSPTTPSTVGAGEEERGDLIHFYNHVYIKQMRLFALRYSAGSPSAALETPPLCPYPSLRTGSPRRMLLSSKHSIYISPHKTSPAPTELTPQDKISYYISSSPTNRLQEINSMIRTGETPTRKRSRPLEEQTSPKRVCQENQSALLRRLQAVANDRGASH, from the exons ATGGGCGACGAGGACGAGTCTGTGCGGAAAGCTAGAAGCGGGTTTGAGGACTTGTGTCGGGCTTTAAATATGGACGAAGAGGCGAGGGACGATGCGTGGAGAAGCTACGAGATAGCGAGCAGGAACTTTACGTTAGAG GGCAGTGACCTCCACTGGTTGGCCTGCTCTCTGTACGTGGCCTGCAGGTCTTCAGTGCCGACGGGGGGTAAAGGAACCTCTGGGGGGAACTATGTCTCCCTGACCAGAATCCTGCACTGCTCAGAGATGAG CCTGATAGTGTTCTTTAATAAGATGAAGAAGTGGCAGGACATGGCCGACCTGCCTCAGGACTTCCGTCAGAGCACCAACAAGCTGGAGAGGAACTTCACTGTGTCGGCAGTCATCTTCAAGAAGTACGTCCCTATCTTCAAAACCATCTTCAGGGCCCCGTCGGAGGATCCACCCCGAGTTCACCGCAGCCGCAAACagag ACGTCATCCCTGCTCTGTGACCGAGGTCTTCAACTTCTGCTGGGTTCTGTTTGTCCACGCTAAAG GGAACTTCCCGATGATTAGTGATGACCTGGTGAACtcctatcacctgctgctgtgtgCGCTGGACCTGGTCTTCACCAACGCTCTGCTGTGCAACGCCAGGAAGGACCTGCTCAACCCGAACTTTAGAG GTCTACCAGAGGACTTCAGCAGTAAAGACTTCAGGCCGTCCTCGGGGCCGTACTGCTTCATGGAGCAGCTGTGTGAGCTGCATGATGGTCTGGTGCTGGAAGCCAAAGGGGTCAAAGAGCACTTCTGGAAACCCTTCATCAAGAAGCTCTTCCATAAGAGG ATTGTCAGAGGAAAAGAAGACGCTCTGACTGGCTTTCTGGACCCGATGAACTTTGGAGACAGTTT TCTGTCTCTCACTCGGGTGTATGAGGAACACGTTCTGGCCACCGGGGGTCTGGATGAGAGGATCTTCACCGGGGAGGGGGCGAGTGAAGACATCGGTACCCCGGGACccagtgtgtgtggtggtttgGAGAACCAGGACAAGGCCGCCTACAGGCTCCACGCCGCCTCTGCCTTGAAGGTGTCCACCCCTCTGACCGGGAGGAGGTACGTCCAGGAGAACATCAGgtcgtctcctgtctcgtcCGCCATGAGGAGCGTCGGCCGTCTCCACACTCTGCTGTCAGGGACCAGACAAGGGCCGAGCGCAAAGCTGGCCAAGACTCTCAG GAGCTGTGCCAGAGACCCCAGTGATGTCATCAGCAAGCGCCTGAAGGACATGTTTGAGCTCCTGTGTCGCCATTACGAGGCCGGCAGGGCGGAAGGTCACTCGATGgagagag ACATGGCAGTGAAGTACTTCCACCTGGCCGAGGCGCTCTACTACCGGATGCTGGAGTCCATCAtcgagagggagaagatgatcCTGGGAGACGCAGACTTGTCC tgtatcCTAGAGCAAGACGTCTTCCATCGCTCATTGCTCGTCTGCTGTCTGGAGATCGTCATCTTCTCTAACAGACCTCCAGGAGATTTCCCCAACCTGATGACCATCTTCCAGCTCCCTGCGTATCACTTCTACAAG GTGATCGAGGTGCTGGTGCGGTCGGAGCAGGGTCTGTATCGGGAGGTGGTGAAGCACCTGaaccaggtggaggagcaggtcctggaGAGCCTGGCGTGGACTAGCGACTCCCCGCTGTGGGAGATCCTACATGGGGCCAAAGACCAGGTCCCCGCCTGCAAGCAG GTGATGCCTCCTCAGTATTTGGAGCAGAGCGATGAGAGCAGTGGTGTTCCCCAGACAACCGTCAACCTGGGACCAGAACCTTCGGCcgtgtccccctccccccccaccttgtTGGACCGGTACAGCTCCCCCCCCACCGGCCCGTTCCGCCGCCGTCTTTTTATCGACTCGGTGGACAGAGAGCCTCGGACCGCCACCGCCACAGCGCCGACGGCCATGACCAAGGCCGGCCTGGTTGCTGCAATTGCGGCCGGGCAGACAGTGGTCTCCATGGCGACCGCCACGGTCACAGCCAACAACGGGCAGACGGTCACCATCCCAGTGCAAG GGATAGCCAACGAGACTGGGGGCATCACCTTTTTCCCCGTCCACGTGAGCGTGaccggaggaggcggagccacaCTGCAGCCGCTGTCCGCGCAAACCCTTAGCGGCACCCGTGCCGTCCAATCGGCCGCCAACAAACTTGCAAAACCGGCCAAACCGGCGGCTGGAGGGACGCTGAGGAAAGGCTCAGTGTCGCTATTCTTCAGGAAG GTGTACCACCTGGCCAGCGTGCGTCTCAGAGACCTTTGTTCCAAACTGGACATCTCTTCAGGTCTGAGGAGAAAGATCTGGACGTGTTTCGAACATTCTGTAGTTCACTGCAGCAACCTGATGATGGACCGCCACCTGGACCAGCTGCTCATGTGTGCTGTGTACGTCATGgccaag GTGACCAAAGAAGACAAATCCTTCCAGACCATAATGAAGTGTTATAGAACGCAGCATCAGGCCAACAGCAAC gtaTACAGGAGTGTGTTGATCTCCGGGAGGAAACGCCACAACGACGCCAACAAACTCAACTCACCTGAAGAAATCATGCAGGATCCAG CCGGAGACATCAGTCCACTTCCTTTTCACTCCAGCAGCCACTTGGCCCCCTCACAGCCCAGTAGTGCTCCCTCCACCCCGAGCACCTCCTCGCCTACCACCCCCTCCACTGTGGGCGCCGGTGAAGAGGAGCGAGGAGACCtgatccacttctacaaccACGTCTACATCAAACAGATGAGGCTCTTTGCCCTGAGATACTCAGCCGGCTCTCCATCAGCAgcg ctggagaccccccccctgtgtCCGTACCCCTCCCTGAGGACCGGCTCCCCCCGTCGGATGCTCCTCTCCAGCAAACACTCCATCTACATCTCACCTCACAagacaagccccgcccccactgAATTGACTCCACAGGACAAGATCTCCTACTACATCTCTAGCAGCCCCACCAAC